In Falco biarmicus isolate bFalBia1 chromosome 7, bFalBia1.pri, whole genome shotgun sequence, a single window of DNA contains:
- the LOC130153213 gene encoding translation initiation factor IF-2-like produces MKDEVAGGGRRRVGAPHPPASPHARARSPSGSGAASPPPSPPGSSYSQAGVRGGQQPGGGRFIKRGGMEPGEGRRRGSGSGGGNARRAGGEEEAAGRRAARLLAPAPLRCSRGTAASAGPPPRGLPSPSPAAAPLHRAAARIPARLYPPAPGSEKADTRGPRPGWGSWVPARRPPACLPPTPPPLPDEPRWPPGFLRAEPSSDMNRKGPPPARGGRRRRLVARGGARALREAGGPAAGPGRAGLFLAWCPGPRRRGRWEPCPVPRAQLCRPSPAGAAPGRRGAARPVGGSPKEALGEPRCGGAGREGRNENTNPCRRKNSYLWWDL; encoded by the exons ATGAAGGACGAGGTggctggcggggggcggcgTCGCGTCGGTGCCCCCCACCCTCCGGCGTCGCCCCACGCCCGAGCTAGATCCCCCTCTGGGAGCGGAGCGGCCTCGCCCCCTCCGAGTCCTCCGGGCTCATCCTACAGCCAGGCCGGGGTCCGCGGGGGTCAGCAGCCGGGAGGGGGGCGCTTCATCAAGCGGGGAGGGATGGAGCCGGGGGAAGGGAGGCGGCGAGGGAGCGGCTCGGGTGGGGGAAACGCacggcgggcgggcggggaggaggaggcagcggGGCGCCGCGCTGCCCGGCTCCTCGCACCAGCCCCTCTACGCTGCAGCCGGGGCACGGCGGCTAGCGCAGGCCCGCCGCCGAGGGggctcccctctccttcccccgccgcggccccgcttCACCGGGCCGCCGCTCGCATCCCGGCCCGCCTCTACCCGCCCGCCCCAGGCTCCGAGAAAGCCGACACCCGCGGGCCGCGGCCGGGCTGGGGAAGCTGGGTGCCCGCCCGACgtccccctgcctgcctgccccccacccctccgCCGCTCCCTGACGAGCCAAGATGGCCGCCCGGCTTCCTCCGCGCCGAGCCCAGCTCCGACATGAACCGGAAgggcccgccccccgcccggggagGCCGGCGCCGGCGGCTGGTTGCTaggggcggggcgcgggcgctGCGGGAGGCCGgcgggcccgcggcggggccgggccgggccgggctcttCCTCGCGTGGTGCCCCGGTCCGCGGCGGAGGGGTCGGTGGGAGCCCTGCCCGGTCCCCCGGGCACAGCTCTGCCGCCCTTCGCCCGCCGGAGCAgccccggggcggcgcggcgcggcgcggcctgTTGGGGGGTCTCCGAAAGAGGCCCTCGGGGAGCCccgctgcggcggggccgggcgtgAGGGGAGAAACG aaaatacgAACCcctgcaggagaaaaaacagctaCCTCTGGTGGGATTTGTAG